The following are encoded together in the Tripterygium wilfordii isolate XIE 37 chromosome 3, ASM1340144v1, whole genome shotgun sequence genome:
- the LOC119995706 gene encoding pentatricopeptide repeat-containing protein At5g65560-like — translation MRKMTAIVVVPGEFVLLQHFIRKQPLATSSSVVPQSVESEPSPDLSSQLLSILSQSNWQNHPSLRKLIPSISPYNVTSVFASPSLNPQIALHFFYYLAQRPRFKHTVQTHSLLLNILVSNKFVDVAQKTRISMIKASDSIDDMRFVLDFLRKMNKADGDFQFKLNLKSYNTLLMSLARFLLIDEMKSVYVEMLDDMVWPNIYTFNTMANVYCKLGNVVEAGLYVSKIFQVGLNPDSHTYTSLILGHCTSKDVNSARKVFEYMARKGCQRNAVSYTNIIHGLCEAGLVDEAIELSRKMGEEDCHPTVRTYTVIICALCKMGRKEEAMIFFKEMREKGCEPNVHTYTVLIDSTCKDKRLDEARRMLDGMSEKGLTPTVVTYNALIDGYCKQGMLEAAREILQLMESHNCSLNARTYNELICGFGRKKDVHRAMALLNKMLEYKLSPDLVTYNTLIQGQCRVGHLDSAYRLLDLMNGNGLVPDERTYSILIDSLCKQKRIDEAHVLFDSLKEKGIKPNAIMFTALVDGYCKVGKTGNAHLLFERMLTEDCLPNSYTYNALIDGMCKERKVQEASFIVEKMMKMGVKPVVHTYTILINQMLKEGDFDRAQRMFNQMVSLGCKPDLKTYTAFLHAYCSIGKLKEAEDVMAKMIAEGVVPDSLTYTLLINAYGCLGLLCSAFDVLKHMFDTSCEPSQHTYAFLIKHLLKEQGMKGTIDPVDPLLVSNASHVDTADVWKTMDFELALELFGKMIAHGCLPNSDTYNQIIKGICKVGRLEVAQRLFIHMKEKGFSPNEETYNSFLHCCCKLGMYAEAVKAVDNMMLQGQLPHLESLKVLVSGLYDDGNKENAKAVFCTLLNMGYNDDEVAWKILIEGLLKKGLAHFCSELLDIMEKRGCRIQSRTYEMLIKGLDGT, via the coding sequence ATGAGAAAAATGACGGCCATTGTCGTTGTTCCAGGTGAGTTTGTCCTCCTTCAGCACTTCATTCGCAAACAACCCTTAGCGACGTCCTCTTCCGTCGTTCCTCAGTCTGTTGAATCGGAACCCTCTCCCGATCTCTCCTCTCAGCTCCTTTCAATCCTCTCCCAATCGAATTGGCAAAATCATCCCTCTCTTCGAAAGCTTATTCCCTCCATATCCCCATACAATGTCACCTCCGTCTTCGCCAGCCCCTCTCTCAATCCCCAGATTGCCCTCCATTTCTTCTACTATCTCGCGCAGAGACCTAGGTTCAAACACACAGTCCAAACGCACTCGTTATTGTTAAACATATTGGTTTCCAATAAGTTTGTTGATGTTGCCCAGAAAACTCGCATTTCAATGATCAAGGCTTCGGATTCCATCGATGATATGCGgtttgttttggattttttgaggaaaatgaATAAAGCTGATGGTGATTTTCAGTTTAAGCTTAATCTTAAGAGTTATAATACTCTGTTAATGTCGTTAGCCAGATTTTTATTGAttgatgaaatgaagagtgTGTATGTGGAAATGTTGGATGATATGGTATGGCCTAACATATACACTTTTAATACAATGGCTAATGTCTATTGCAAATTGGGTAATGTAGTTGAGGCTGGTTTGTATGTGAGTAAGATTTTTCAAGTGGGTTTGAACCCAGATTCGCATACGTATACTTCCTTGATATTGGGGCATTGTAcgagtaaagatgtaaatagtgCACGTAAGGTTTTTGAATATATGGCTAGAAAGGGTTGTCAAAGGAATGCAGTTTCttatacaaatattatacatgGACTCTGTGAGGCTGGGCTGGTTGATGAGGCTATTGAGTTGTCTAGAAAAATGGGGGAGGAAGATTGCCATCCGACTGTGAGGACTTATACTGTGATTATATGTGCATTGTGTAAGATGGGGAGGAAAGAGGaagcaatgattttttttaaagaaatgagGGAGAAAGGGTGTGAACCAAATGTACATACTTACACCGTGCTCATTGACAGTACGTGTAAAGATAAGAGACTTGATGAGGCAAGAAGGATGCTAGATGGAATGTCAGAGAAAGGATTGACTCCAACTGTAGTTACATATAATGCACTCATTGATGGATATTGCAAGCAGGGGATGTTGGAGGCTGCAAGGGAAATTTTGCAGTTGATGGAATCTCATAATTGTAGTCTAAATGCTCGGACATATAATGAATTGATCTGTGGCTTTGGTAGAAAGAAAGATGTGCACAGGGCTATGGCTCTATTGAATAAAATGCTTGAATATAAGCTTTCACCAGACCTGGTGACTTATAATACATTAATTCAGGGGCAGTGTAGAGTTGGTCATTTAGATAGTGCATATAGGTTGCTTGATTTGATGAATGGAAATGGTTTGGTTCCTGATGAACGAACTTACAGTATTTTAATTGACAGTCTCTGCAAACAGAAGAGGATAGATGAAGCTCATGTTCTATTCGATTCTCTAAAGGAAAAAGGCATCAAACCAAATGCAATTATGTTTACTGCTTTGGTTGATGGGTATTGCAAAGTCGGGAAAACAGGTAATGCCCATTTGCTGTTCGAAAGAATGCTTACTGAGGATTGCTTACCGAACTCATACACTTACAATGCTCTGATAGATGGGATGTGCAAAGAGAGAAAAGTACAGGAAGCATCATTTATAGTAgaaaagatgatgaaaatggGAGTGAAGCCCGTGGTCCACACGTACACAATTCTCATCAATCAAATGCTGAAGGAAGGTGACTTTGATCGTGCTCAAAGAATGTTCAACCAAATGGTTTCCTTAGGATGTAAGCCTGATCTAAAAACTTACACTGCATTTCTTCATGCATATTGCAGTATAGGAAAATTAAAGGAAGCAGAGGATGTGATGGCTAAGATGATTGCAGAGGGAGTTGTGCCAGATTCGCTGACGTACACATTGTTAATTAATGCATATGGATGTTTGGGATTATTATGTTCTGCCTTTGATGTTCTCAAGCACATGTTTGATACTAGTTGTGAGCCTTCTCAACATACCTATGCTTTTTTAATCAAGCACCTCTTGAAGGAACAGGGGATGAAAGGTACTATCGATCCTGTAGATCCTCTTTTGGTTTCAAATGCCAGCCATGTTGATACCGCAGATGTGTGGAAAACAATGGACTTTGAACTTGCTTTGGAGCTCTTTGGGAAAATGATTGCACATGGTTGTTTGCCAAATTCTGACACTTACAACCAGATCATTAAAGGGATTTGCAAAGTGGGGCGCTTGGAAGTGGCCCAGAGGTTATTTATTCATATGAAAGAAAAGGGCTTTTCTCCTAATGAAGAGACTTATAACTCTTTTCTTCATTGTTGCTGCAAACTTGGGATGTATGCGGAAGCTGTGAAGGCGGTGGACAATATGATGCTGCAAGGCCAATTACCACACCTCGAGTCTCTGAAGGTGCTTGTCAGTGGACTTTATGACGATGGAAACAAAGAGAATGCTAAAGCAGTTTTCTGTACTTTGCTTAATATGGGGTATAATGATGATGAGGTAGCTTGGAAAATTCTAATTGAAGGCTTACTCAAGAAGGGACTTGCTCATTTTTGTTCTGAACTACTGGACATAATGGAGAAAAGAGGTTGCCGGATTCAATCTCGAACATATGAAATGCTGATTAAGGGACTTGATGGAACATAA